In Pseudomonas sp. DNDY-54, a genomic segment contains:
- a CDS encoding nitric oxide reductase activation protein NorD: MAEAEELVSDAARHATIFAQRLWRRYRPLPKGPPTVVLADAAPRLDLLITAVTGTSYPIRIAQPPARPTLLARFFRRVQHPWQCQAVPATDGQCLWLPADSGIEDIERGHEHYRIMALQQAIRAQRGSTGLIDGTLSPLQADVYLLLEAWAVDEALVEMLPGMRSAIEQLRQQALRQRPALAAFSSARQPLEELLRQLLASPCGQTPKDFPLSESPAHSQRLIDPVLTTLGLSAQDRSLGHAPLLRDEWTGNLRQPGSAAEGPAKALPADETSTDTAPPRSAHLPRRPDIRNATEDEDKHDDGVFMVQADEPHQHAEDPLGLSRPVDHDEDTSADEYGDMLSELPEARLVSTPGRPKEVLISDDPPDSNTALQLKRAIADGQGLPYPEWDYRAGHYRQPGATVRVLPNLPGSPQWVEATLDEHRSMLNQIRRRFEMLRARRVTRRRLQDGDEIDLQAYIDSYADFRAGGSLSDALYQNRRTAERDLAITLLIDVSGSTDGWVSAGRRIIDVEREALLVVCIALESLGEPYAVQAFSGEGPDAVIVRQLKRFDEPFSQDVALHISALEPEHYTRAGAAIRHASSELLQQAATHRLLLLLSDGKPNDKDEYEGRYGVEDMRQAVTEANLQGISTFCLTIDRQAANYLPTVFGAQQYALLPRPELLPSVLLEWLKRLIAA; the protein is encoded by the coding sequence ATGGCTGAAGCCGAGGAGCTGGTCAGTGATGCCGCGCGCCATGCCACGATCTTCGCGCAGAGGCTATGGCGCCGTTATCGTCCGCTGCCGAAAGGCCCACCAACCGTAGTGCTTGCTGACGCGGCGCCTCGCCTCGACCTGCTGATTACCGCGGTCACCGGGACCAGCTACCCGATCAGAATTGCGCAGCCACCCGCGCGGCCTACCCTGCTGGCTCGTTTTTTTCGCCGTGTTCAGCATCCTTGGCAATGCCAGGCCGTTCCGGCCACAGACGGCCAGTGCCTGTGGCTGCCCGCCGATTCCGGTATCGAAGACATCGAGCGCGGTCACGAACACTATCGAATCATGGCACTGCAACAGGCGATACGCGCTCAGCGCGGCAGTACCGGTCTCATCGACGGAACTCTTTCACCGCTACAGGCCGATGTTTATCTGTTGCTTGAAGCCTGGGCGGTCGACGAAGCGCTGGTTGAAATGCTGCCAGGCATGCGTTCGGCCATTGAGCAGTTACGGCAACAAGCCTTGCGCCAACGCCCGGCCCTCGCCGCGTTTTCTTCGGCGCGCCAACCCCTCGAAGAACTGCTGCGTCAGTTGCTCGCGAGCCCATGCGGCCAAACGCCGAAAGATTTCCCGCTCAGCGAATCGCCTGCGCATTCACAACGGCTGATCGACCCCGTGTTGACCACGCTCGGGCTGTCGGCGCAGGACCGCTCACTGGGCCATGCACCGCTGCTCCGGGACGAGTGGACCGGCAACCTGCGTCAACCCGGCAGCGCAGCAGAAGGCCCAGCGAAGGCGCTGCCCGCCGACGAAACCTCCACCGACACAGCACCGCCGCGCAGCGCTCACTTGCCCAGGCGCCCGGATATCCGCAATGCCACCGAGGACGAGGACAAACACGACGATGGCGTGTTTATGGTGCAAGCCGATGAGCCGCACCAGCATGCGGAGGACCCGCTGGGCCTCAGTCGACCCGTTGACCATGATGAAGACACCAGCGCAGATGAGTACGGAGACATGCTCTCCGAACTGCCCGAGGCGCGCCTGGTGTCGACACCCGGACGTCCGAAAGAAGTGCTCATCTCGGACGATCCGCCAGACAGCAACACCGCCCTGCAGCTCAAGCGTGCCATCGCCGACGGCCAGGGCCTGCCCTATCCGGAGTGGGATTACCGTGCCGGGCATTATCGCCAACCCGGCGCCACCGTTCGGGTGCTGCCTAATCTGCCGGGCTCACCGCAATGGGTGGAAGCCACGCTGGATGAACACCGTTCGATGTTGAACCAGATCCGCCGGCGCTTCGAGATGCTGAGGGCCCGCCGCGTGACGCGTCGCCGACTGCAGGATGGTGATGAGATCGACTTGCAGGCCTATATCGACAGCTACGCCGATTTCAGAGCCGGCGGCTCGCTGTCCGATGCGTTGTATCAGAACCGGCGCACGGCGGAACGGGATCTGGCGATTACCCTGCTGATCGACGTCAGCGGCTCGACAGACGGCTGGGTATCAGCCGGGCGCCGGATCATCGATGTGGAGCGTGAAGCGCTGCTCGTCGTCTGCATCGCACTGGAAAGTCTCGGTGAACCATATGCGGTGCAGGCGTTTTCGGGCGAAGGCCCGGACGCCGTGATTGTGCGGCAGCTGAAACGCTTCGACGAACCCTTCAGCCAGGACGTGGCCCTGCACATCAGCGCGCTCGAGCCGGAACATTACACCCGCGCCGGCGCAGCCATTCGTCATGCGAGCAGCGAGCTACTGCAGCAGGCCGCCACGCATCGACTGCTGCTGCTGCTCTCCGACGGCAAGCCGAACGACAAAGATGAGTACGAGGGGCGCTACGGCGTGGAGGACATGCGGCAGGCCGTGACTGAGGCCAATCTGCAGGGAATCTCGACGTTCTGCCTGACCATTGACCGTCAGGCCGCCAACTACTTGCCGACGGTCTTCGGCGCCCAGCAATACGCCTTGTTGCCCCGGCCGGAGCTACTGCCAAGCGTACTGCTGGAATGGCTCAAACGATTGATTGCGGCCTGA
- a CDS encoding CbbQ/NirQ/NorQ/GpvN family protein, whose protein sequence is MGVDQSVHDFAIRQPRDEPWYRPAGNEVTLFEQCHKRGLAVMLKGPTGCGKTRFVEHMAWRLGRPLITIPCHDDLAASDLIGRYLIRHDGTVWQDGPLTRAVREGAICYLDEVVEARQDTVVVLHALTDYRRTLPIDKTGENVQAAPGFQLVVSYNPGYQRMLKDLKPSTRQRFVAMDLDFPTPEHEALIVQHESGVEPALAKGLVSLALRIRQLRDRGLAEVPSTRLLIAAGTLTLCGIPVREACYAAVVSPLSDEPSMVSTLRDLVNGTFV, encoded by the coding sequence ATGGGTGTGGATCAGTCTGTTCATGACTTCGCCATTCGCCAACCGCGGGACGAGCCCTGGTACCGGCCAGCGGGCAACGAGGTCACGCTGTTCGAGCAATGCCACAAGCGGGGTTTGGCGGTCATGCTCAAGGGCCCGACCGGCTGCGGTAAAACGCGCTTCGTTGAGCACATGGCCTGGCGCCTGGGTCGGCCGCTGATCACCATTCCCTGCCACGACGACCTCGCCGCCAGTGACCTGATCGGCCGTTACCTGATCCGCCATGACGGTACTGTCTGGCAGGATGGACCGTTAACCCGAGCCGTTCGCGAAGGTGCGATCTGCTATCTCGATGAGGTCGTCGAGGCGCGGCAGGACACCGTGGTGGTACTGCATGCATTGACCGACTACCGGCGAACGCTGCCAATCGACAAGACCGGTGAGAACGTTCAGGCAGCACCCGGCTTCCAGCTGGTCGTGTCGTATAACCCCGGCTACCAGCGCATGCTCAAAGACCTCAAGCCCAGCACCCGCCAGCGCTTCGTTGCGATGGATCTGGACTTCCCGACGCCCGAGCACGAGGCGCTGATCGTACAGCACGAAAGCGGGGTCGAGCCGGCTCTCGCCAAGGGTCTTGTCAGTCTTGCCCTGCGTATTCGCCAGTTGCGTGATCGCGGCTTGGCGGAAGTCCCCAGCACCCGACTGCTGATCGCCGCCGGCACGCTGACCCTTTGCGGCATTCCGGTACGGGAGGCTTGCTATGCCGCTGTAGTTTCACCGCTGTCCGACGAGCCCTCGATGGTCAGCACCTTGCGCGATCTGGTTAACGGCACCTTTGTCTAG
- a CDS encoding c-type cytochrome encodes MNKRQTRLFAIGSTLVAALAFLGMTIDSHRQFPELTNADSITPAVTRGNDVWHANNCINCHTLFGEGAYYAPDLTKITQLRGAPYLKAFLREPERFYNEEQHRRLMPNPNLEDTEIDDLIAFLDWVANVDNQGWPPRPILVTGSSIPGTSLTIAQQDASGPGKTEEQMPPGARPVAGDEDPIALGEALFRTAAPACNACHSVAPGVNLAGPTLAGLATRAQQTLDSPDYQGEADSVEAFIRESIVSPSAYLHPGEMYSAEGVSFMPTSYGESLTDEQIDQLVQYLASFK; translated from the coding sequence ATGAACAAACGACAAACCCGCCTGTTCGCCATCGGCTCGACTCTGGTTGCCGCATTGGCATTCCTCGGAATGACGATTGACAGCCACCGGCAGTTTCCAGAGCTGACCAATGCCGACAGCATCACCCCGGCGGTCACCCGAGGTAACGACGTATGGCACGCCAACAACTGCATCAATTGCCACACGCTGTTCGGTGAAGGGGCGTACTACGCGCCCGATCTGACCAAGATTACCCAACTACGCGGCGCGCCCTATCTCAAGGCTTTCCTGAGGGAGCCAGAACGGTTTTATAACGAGGAACAGCATCGCCGATTGATGCCTAATCCCAATCTCGAAGACACGGAGATCGACGACCTCATCGCGTTTCTCGACTGGGTCGCCAATGTCGACAACCAGGGGTGGCCACCGCGCCCAATCCTCGTAACCGGCTCCTCGATCCCCGGCACCAGCCTGACCATCGCCCAGCAGGATGCGTCCGGCCCTGGCAAGACTGAAGAACAGATGCCGCCTGGCGCTCGGCCTGTTGCCGGCGATGAGGACCCCATCGCACTGGGCGAAGCGCTGTTCCGAACCGCTGCACCGGCATGCAACGCCTGCCACTCTGTCGCGCCTGGCGTGAATCTCGCCGGACCGACGCTGGCCGGCCTGGCCACACGGGCACAACAGACTCTCGACTCGCCGGATTACCAGGGCGAAGCCGACAGCGTCGAGGCGTTCATCCGCGAATCCATCGTCTCGCCAAGCGCCTATTTGCATCCTGGGGAGATGTACTCGGCGGAGGGGGTGTCCTTCATGCCCACCAGTTACGGCGAATCGCTGACCGACGAGCAGATCGATCAGCTGGTTCAGTACCTGGCGTCATTCAAATGA
- a CDS encoding cytochrome-c peroxidase, whose product MPRYFPALVSGLMLITHIAHADELRDRANAIFQPVPDQVTEVRGQAVNKDQVILGHKLWFDPRLSSSHVISCNSCHNLSIGGSDNVPTSIGHGWQKGPRNSPTVLNAVFNAAQFWDGRAKDLQEQAKGPVQASVEMNSTPERVEATLKSIPAYVSEFKKAFPGDKEPVSFDNMAYALEAFEVSLTTPNSPFDRFLKGDDKALDAQQKEGLALFMDAGCIACHNGVNVGGQGYFPFGVIKKPGAEILPEGDKGRFAVTQTADDEYVFRAAPLRNVALTPPYFHSGEVWDLEQAVAIMGDSQLGRQLKGDEVKAITAFLHSLTGDQPQVAYPTLPASTANTPKPE is encoded by the coding sequence ATGCCTCGTTATTTTCCCGCCCTGGTCAGTGGGCTAATGCTGATCACGCACATTGCCCATGCCGATGAGCTGCGCGATCGTGCCAATGCCATATTTCAGCCGGTGCCCGATCAGGTCACCGAAGTCCGTGGTCAGGCGGTCAACAAGGATCAGGTCATTCTGGGCCACAAGCTGTGGTTCGATCCGCGTCTGTCCAGCAGCCATGTGATCAGCTGTAACAGCTGCCACAACCTGAGCATCGGCGGCAGCGACAACGTGCCCACCTCCATCGGCCACGGCTGGCAAAAAGGCCCACGCAATTCGCCGACCGTCCTCAACGCCGTGTTCAATGCCGCTCAGTTCTGGGATGGCCGCGCCAAGGATCTACAGGAGCAAGCCAAGGGGCCTGTCCAGGCCAGTGTCGAGATGAACAGTACGCCCGAACGGGTCGAAGCGACCCTCAAGAGCATTCCGGCGTACGTGTCCGAGTTCAAGAAGGCCTTTCCTGGAGACAAGGAGCCGGTCAGTTTCGACAACATGGCGTATGCCCTGGAAGCCTTCGAAGTCAGCCTGACCACGCCGAACTCGCCGTTCGACCGCTTTCTGAAGGGTGACGACAAGGCGCTCGATGCCCAACAGAAAGAAGGCCTGGCGCTGTTCATGGACGCCGGGTGCATTGCCTGTCACAACGGTGTCAACGTCGGTGGCCAAGGTTACTTCCCGTTTGGCGTGATCAAAAAGCCAGGCGCGGAGATCCTGCCGGAGGGCGACAAGGGCCGTTTCGCAGTGACCCAAACGGCCGACGACGAGTACGTGTTCCGTGCCGCACCGCTGCGCAACGTGGCTCTGACACCCCCTTACTTCCACAGTGGCGAGGTCTGGGACCTAGAGCAGGCGGTGGCCATCATGGGCGATAGTCAGCTGGGCCGCCAGCTCAAAGGTGACGAGGTCAAGGCGATCACAGCCTTCCTGCACAGCCTTACCGGCGACCAGCCACAAGTGGCTTATCCAACGCTGCCGGCCAGCACTGCGAACACGCCTAAACCCGAGTAA
- the mscL gene encoding large-conductance mechanosensitive channel protein MscL — protein sequence MGMINEFKAFAVRGNVIDMAVGIIVGAAFTKIVSSFVADVVTPPLGLLIGGVDFSDLSVVLKQAVGDTPAVTLSYGSFLQTVFDFIIVAFAIFLAVKGINSLKRKEAEAPSAPPAPSKEEVLLTEIRDALRAQNRP from the coding sequence ATGGGCATGATCAACGAATTCAAAGCGTTTGCTGTCAGGGGCAATGTGATCGACATGGCGGTCGGCATCATTGTTGGCGCCGCGTTCACCAAGATCGTCTCGTCATTTGTCGCTGATGTGGTAACGCCGCCATTGGGGCTGTTGATTGGCGGCGTTGATTTTTCGGATCTCTCCGTCGTGCTCAAGCAGGCGGTCGGCGATACGCCGGCAGTGACCTTGAGCTACGGCAGCTTCCTGCAAACGGTGTTTGACTTCATCATAGTGGCCTTCGCCATCTTCCTCGCCGTAAAGGGCATCAACAGCCTGAAGCGCAAAGAGGCAGAGGCGCCGTCGGCGCCACCGGCACCCAGCAAGGAAGAAGTGCTGCTCACCGAGATTCGTGACGCATTGCGGGCGCAAAACCGGCCCTGA
- a CDS encoding CopD family protein, producing MRHLLFLHLLGASVWVGGHLVLLFSVLPGALKRRDVQPVRAFEQLYERVGIPALLIQIVTGVWLASKWLPHSQWFSDSPIAHLVQAKLVLLALTAVLGVHARLAIIPKLDAQRLPQLGVHIVLITLTAVAFAWVGSGFRFGGLF from the coding sequence ATGCGCCATTTGTTGTTCCTGCACCTGCTGGGTGCCAGCGTCTGGGTCGGCGGCCATTTAGTCCTGCTGTTCAGTGTGCTGCCAGGCGCGCTGAAACGGCGCGATGTACAGCCGGTGCGGGCGTTCGAGCAACTCTACGAACGAGTCGGCATTCCGGCCTTGCTGATCCAGATCGTCACAGGCGTCTGGTTGGCAAGTAAATGGTTGCCGCATTCGCAGTGGTTCAGCGACTCGCCTATCGCCCATCTGGTACAGGCCAAACTAGTATTACTGGCGCTCACGGCAGTGCTGGGCGTGCATGCGCGGTTGGCGATTATTCCGAAGCTGGATGCGCAGCGCCTGCCGCAACTGGGCGTGCATATCGTGCTCATCACGCTAACTGCCGTGGCGTTTGCCTGGGTGGGTTCGGGTTTCAGATTTGGCGGGTTGTTCTAA
- a CDS encoding cbb3-type cytochrome c oxidase subunit I has product MRYKSQSVAYWYFAVAMVLFGLQLVFGLLSATKYLGPDPLLNILPFDVTKVIHTNLLIVWVLTGFMGATYWMVPDESRTELHSTKLAYIQLGLWTAMGVTAIIGYLFGYGTGNKLLEQPLPHKIVIVICMLIFLYNIGMTIKKSGRFTTTEGVLLLGLVSSAVLFFPALLHYENYTVSIFYRWWTIHLWVEGVWMMIMGAFLAYLLIRLSGADREVLEKWLYVIVGLVFIAGIIGTAHHYYWVGVPHYWLPIGGFFSALEPLAIVGMAMYAYSAMRRSGMAHPNSLALHWTLGSTIFTLFGAGLLGLAHTWPSINKWTHGTLITAMHGHAAFYGAYAMIVLAMITYALPSLTNKRPEQGTTIGYWAFWLQLAGMFGMTLSFATAGIGQVYLERIMGMGYLDAQLKIQIHFVMLISTASIFALGVGLFIYDFFSYRPRFEVDEQELTETGMHADRAV; this is encoded by the coding sequence ATGCGCTATAAATCACAATCTGTCGCCTACTGGTACTTCGCCGTCGCAATGGTGCTGTTCGGATTGCAATTGGTGTTCGGCCTGCTGTCCGCCACCAAATACCTGGGTCCGGATCCGCTGCTGAATATCCTCCCATTCGATGTCACCAAGGTCATCCACACGAACCTTCTGATCGTCTGGGTGCTGACCGGCTTCATGGGCGCGACCTACTGGATGGTGCCCGATGAGTCACGCACCGAACTACACAGCACCAAACTCGCCTACATCCAACTGGGGTTGTGGACCGCCATGGGGGTTACCGCGATCATCGGCTACCTGTTCGGTTACGGCACAGGCAACAAGCTGTTGGAGCAGCCGCTGCCGCATAAGATCGTCATCGTCATCTGCATGCTGATCTTCCTCTACAACATCGGCATGACGATCAAGAAATCCGGCCGATTCACGACCACCGAGGGTGTGCTGCTGCTCGGATTGGTCAGCTCAGCCGTGCTGTTCTTCCCCGCCCTGCTGCACTACGAGAACTACACGGTTTCCATCTTCTACCGCTGGTGGACCATTCACCTGTGGGTGGAAGGTGTGTGGATGATGATCATGGGCGCCTTTCTCGCGTATCTGCTGATTCGCCTCTCCGGGGCGGACCGTGAAGTACTGGAGAAGTGGCTGTACGTGATCGTCGGCCTGGTATTCATCGCTGGCATTATCGGCACCGCGCACCACTACTACTGGGTCGGCGTGCCGCATTACTGGCTGCCGATTGGCGGTTTCTTCAGTGCGCTTGAGCCGCTGGCCATCGTCGGTATGGCCATGTACGCCTACAGTGCGATGCGTCGTTCCGGCATGGCACACCCCAACTCCCTTGCGCTGCACTGGACCCTCGGCAGCACCATCTTCACGCTGTTCGGCGCAGGCTTGCTGGGGCTGGCGCACACCTGGCCGAGCATCAACAAATGGACCCACGGCACGCTGATCACCGCCATGCATGGTCATGCCGCCTTCTATGGCGCCTACGCCATGATCGTGCTGGCGATGATCACCTACGCACTGCCCTCGCTCACCAACAAGCGGCCGGAGCAAGGCACCACGATCGGCTACTGGGCCTTCTGGCTACAGCTGGCCGGCATGTTCGGTATGACGCTCTCCTTCGCCACCGCAGGGATTGGCCAGGTCTATCTGGAGCGGATCATGGGCATGGGCTATCTGGACGCTCAGTTGAAGATCCAGATCCACTTCGTGATGCTGATCTCCACGGCCAGCATCTTCGCCCTTGGTGTTGGCCTGTTTATCTATGACTTCTTCAGCTACCGACCGCGTTTCGAGGTGGATGAGCAGGAGCTGACAGAAACCGGCATGCATGCAGACCGGGCCGTCTGA
- a CDS encoding YdcH family protein has product MQVEHQALAKDFPEKQAQLLKLRQQNPSFASKTDAYEALDQKIRSAEAGAVTLDDEALSALKQEQVTLKNDISRELKHASGSCCGGCGG; this is encoded by the coding sequence ATGCAGGTTGAACATCAAGCGCTCGCCAAAGACTTTCCCGAGAAGCAAGCACAGCTGTTGAAGCTGCGTCAGCAGAATCCCTCGTTCGCGAGCAAGACCGACGCCTATGAAGCGCTGGATCAGAAGATCCGGAGCGCCGAAGCGGGTGCGGTAACGCTGGATGACGAGGCTCTCAGCGCACTCAAACAAGAACAGGTAACGCTGAAGAACGACATCAGCCGCGAACTCAAGCACGCGAGCGGTAGCTGCTGCGGTGGCTGCGGCGGCTGA
- the radA gene encoding DNA repair protein RadA, translating to MAKAKRMYGCTECGSTFPKWAGQCGDCGAWNTLVETIIDGAAPPSGRAGWAGEKANIKTLAEVSVEEVPRFSTASGELDRVLGGGLVDGSVVLIGGDPGIGKSTILLQTLCNIARQFPALYVTGEESQQQVAMRARRLDLPQDQLKVMTETCIESIIATARLEKPKVMVIDSIQTIFTEQLQSAPGGVAQVRESAALLVRYAKQSGTAIFLVGHVTKEGALAGPRVLEHMVDTVLYFEGESDGRLRLLRAVKNRFGAVNELGVFGMTDKGLKEVTNPSAIFLTRAQEAVPGSVVMATWEGTRPMLVEVQALVDTSHMANPRRVTLGLDQNRLAMLLAVLHRHGGIPTYDQDVFINVVGGVKVLETASDLALMAAVISSLRNRPLDTDLLVFGEVGLSGEIRPVPSGQERLKEAAKHGFKRAIVPKGNAPKEAPAGLQIIAVTRLEQALDALFE from the coding sequence ATGGCCAAGGCCAAGCGCATGTATGGCTGCACCGAATGTGGCTCGACCTTCCCCAAGTGGGCTGGCCAATGCGGCGATTGTGGTGCCTGGAATACCCTGGTGGAAACCATCATCGACGGCGCAGCTCCGCCGAGCGGCCGCGCGGGCTGGGCCGGCGAGAAAGCCAACATCAAGACCCTCGCCGAGGTCAGCGTTGAAGAAGTGCCACGTTTTTCGACCGCTTCCGGCGAGCTGGATCGCGTACTCGGTGGTGGCCTGGTCGACGGCTCTGTGGTGCTGATCGGTGGTGATCCCGGAATCGGCAAGTCAACCATCCTGCTCCAGACGTTGTGCAACATTGCCCGACAGTTTCCCGCGCTCTATGTCACCGGTGAAGAATCCCAGCAGCAGGTGGCCATGCGTGCTCGTCGCCTGGACCTGCCGCAGGACCAACTCAAGGTCATGACCGAAACCTGCATCGAATCAATCATTGCTACTGCGCGGCTGGAAAAGCCGAAGGTGATGGTCATCGATTCGATCCAGACCATTTTCACCGAGCAGCTGCAGTCGGCACCGGGTGGCGTCGCCCAGGTACGGGAAAGCGCGGCGCTGCTGGTGCGCTATGCCAAGCAGAGTGGCACAGCGATCTTCCTCGTCGGTCACGTCACCAAGGAGGGCGCACTCGCCGGTCCGCGCGTGCTGGAACATATGGTCGACACAGTGCTGTACTTCGAAGGCGAGTCGGACGGTCGCTTGCGGCTGCTACGCGCCGTGAAGAACCGCTTCGGTGCGGTCAACGAGCTGGGCGTGTTCGGCATGACGGATAAGGGGCTGAAGGAAGTTACCAACCCTTCTGCGATCTTCCTTACCCGCGCGCAGGAAGCGGTGCCTGGTAGCGTGGTCATGGCCACGTGGGAAGGCACCCGGCCGATGCTGGTGGAAGTGCAAGCGCTGGTCGATACCAGCCACATGGCCAATCCCCGGCGCGTTACCCTCGGCCTGGATCAGAATCGTCTGGCCATGCTGCTGGCCGTCCTGCATCGCCACGGCGGCATTCCGACCTATGACCAGGATGTGTTTATCAACGTGGTGGGCGGCGTGAAAGTGTTGGAAACCGCGTCCGATCTGGCATTGATGGCGGCCGTGATTTCCAGCTTACGCAATCGCCCGCTGGATACCGATTTGCTGGTGTTTGGCGAAGTCGGTCTGTCCGGTGAGATACGTCCGGTTCCGAGTGGTCAGGAACGGTTGAAAGAAGCAGCCAAACATGGCTTCAAACGCGCCATCGTGCCCAAGGGTAACGCCCCGAAAGAGGCGCCCGCCGGGCTGCAGATCATCGCGGTAACGCGACTTGAGCAAGCGCTGGATGCATTGTTCGAATAA